In Paenibacillus sp. G2S3, a single window of DNA contains:
- a CDS encoding Lrp/AsnC family transcriptional regulator, with product MEHLMDDIDKKIMKLLQYNARMPISQISKEVSMSQPSVKERIIKLEERNIISGYHTAFNLRDLNRGTTTFILIKTEHCQELTDFCSDAMEVTDLFRISGEYNYLIKVQTSSIEALAEFQDHLIKFGPSKSHISLKNILENRVLL from the coding sequence ATGGAACATCTTATGGATGATATTGATAAAAAGATTATGAAATTACTGCAGTACAATGCTCGAATGCCCATTTCACAAATTAGCAAAGAGGTTTCGATGTCACAACCATCCGTTAAAGAAAGAATCATTAAGTTGGAGGAAAGGAACATCATCTCGGGGTATCATACAGCTTTTAATTTGCGGGATCTGAACCGGGGGACGACTACTTTTATTCTAATCAAAACAGAACATTGCCAAGAGCTCACTGATTTTTGCAGCGATGCTATGGAAGTTACCGATTTGTTCCGCATTAGTGGAGAATATAATTATCTTATTAAGGTACAGACCTCATCGATTGAGGCGCTTGCTGAATTTCAAGATCACCTGATAAAGTTTGGACCTTCCAAATCTCATATCAGCTTGAAAAATATTTTGGAAAACAGAGTGCTACTATAA
- a CDS encoding VOC family protein yields the protein MSVKGLAHIAIQAKDYKATISFYIDVLGFKLGHHWSLPSFQIKEACMLISPDQKTCIEIFDNDAVIAAQGKKALSEEEVAHGALLHFAFYVDNVDEMYQKALAHGAKAFIAPDSLSLGEPPLLIKNAIVHSPNGEVIEFLEEVDFDMSSTTNVN from the coding sequence ATGAGCGTAAAAGGTCTTGCACATATAGCGATTCAAGCCAAAGATTATAAAGCAACAATTTCATTTTATATCGACGTTTTAGGGTTCAAGTTAGGTCATCATTGGAGTCTGCCCTCCTTTCAAATCAAAGAAGCATGCATGTTGATTTCACCTGACCAAAAGACCTGCATTGAGATTTTTGATAACGATGCAGTCATTGCCGCCCAAGGAAAAAAAGCCTTGTCTGAGGAAGAAGTAGCTCACGGAGCACTCTTACATTTTGCCTTCTACGTGGATAATGTCGATGAAATGTACCAAAAAGCCCTTGCTCATGGAGCAAAGGCTTTTATAGCACCAGATTCGCTTTCTCTTGGTGAACCACCTCTCCTGATCAAGAACGCGATCGTTCACAGCCCCAATGGGGAAGTTATCGAATTTCTTGAAGAGGTTGATTTTGATATGTCTAGTACGACCAATGTAAACTAA
- a CDS encoding family 1 glycosylhydrolase: MENLFPVNFIWGSSTAAYQVEGNNTNSDFWAEEHAEGSPYLDKSGDAVDHYRLYREDIALMASLGLKAYRFSLEWSRIEPESGQFSRSAILHYRDVLQTCHEFGLTPIVALHHFSSPKWLMRLGGWANPNIPDLFSAYCEVVIRELGDLIPYVLTFNEVNLPIMLRDVFSNIGVIPPVGIDTKSWSSPKWRESAAKLCGTTVDQYFTFHMISDEASISILKEAHLKAREVIKGIQPNIQVGLSMALSDFQSIPGGEALAEKKWKDNFGEYADIVKGDDFFGLQNYTREVYGPNGLVKPADGAKLTQMKYEFYPEALGNVIRKVAKELHIPIIITEHGIATDDDSRRIEFIRRGLEGVQACLAEGIDIRGYMYWTSFDNFEWNSGYSMTFGIIGVDRGTQERKVKESAEYLGRIAHNNSLNF, from the coding sequence GTGGAGAATTTATTTCCTGTAAACTTTATTTGGGGTTCATCTACGGCAGCTTACCAAGTAGAAGGTAACAATACGAACAGTGATTTTTGGGCAGAGGAACACGCAGAGGGTTCTCCTTATTTGGATAAATCAGGCGATGCTGTTGATCACTATCGGTTGTACCGAGAAGATATTGCCCTTATGGCTAGTTTAGGCTTGAAAGCCTACCGTTTTTCCTTGGAATGGTCGAGGATTGAACCGGAATCCGGACAATTTTCACGTTCTGCTATCCTTCATTATCGAGATGTGTTGCAGACCTGTCATGAGTTTGGACTTACTCCGATTGTGGCATTGCACCATTTTTCTTCTCCCAAATGGTTAATGAGACTAGGAGGATGGGCTAATCCGAATATTCCTGACCTTTTCTCAGCCTATTGTGAGGTTGTTATCCGTGAACTGGGCGATTTAATCCCCTATGTATTGACTTTCAATGAAGTAAATCTTCCGATCATGTTACGGGATGTTTTCTCCAATATCGGAGTTATTCCCCCTGTAGGAATTGATACCAAATCCTGGTCCTCGCCTAAATGGAGAGAATCGGCGGCTAAGCTCTGTGGAACTACAGTGGACCAATACTTCACGTTTCATATGATCTCTGATGAAGCAAGTATCAGCATCCTTAAGGAGGCACACCTGAAAGCACGTGAAGTTATCAAGGGTATACAGCCTAACATTCAGGTAGGCTTATCCATGGCCCTTTCCGATTTTCAGTCGATCCCGGGTGGTGAAGCACTCGCCGAGAAGAAATGGAAAGATAACTTTGGTGAGTATGCAGATATAGTGAAAGGGGATGACTTCTTTGGGCTTCAAAACTATACCAGGGAGGTTTACGGTCCGAATGGTCTGGTCAAGCCTGCGGATGGAGCAAAGCTCACACAAATGAAATATGAGTTCTACCCTGAAGCGCTTGGGAATGTCATTCGAAAAGTAGCGAAAGAGCTACATATCCCCATTATTATTACGGAGCATGGAATTGCTACAGATGATGACAGTCGTCGGATTGAATTTATTCGTAGGGGGTTAGAAGGCGTACAGGCTTGTTTGGCAGAGGGGATCGACATAAGAGGGTACATGTACTGGACATCCTTCGATAACTTTGAGTGGAACTCAGGATATTCGATGACATTCGGGATTATTGGAGTAGATAGAGGCACACAAGAACGTAAAGTGAAAGAAAGCGCCGAGTATTTAGGACGGATCGCACACAATAATAGTTTGAATTTTTAA
- a CDS encoding MFS transporter, whose amino-acid sequence MATPAMGTEAIILDNGAQDAYTKISLKERFGYAIGDFSTNIIWTAITTFLTFFYTDIVGISAGIVGTILLVTRLLDGVADVGIGALVDRTKSKHGKARPWIKWMAVPFGLSVMILFTAPELGHTGAIVYASLTYFIVSLIYSSINIPYGALNSLMTQDPYQRSLLSITRMVLGISGGVLISFFAMPMINTFGGGKMGWFLTFVIIGVISPLLYAITYKTTKERVKPIVVQKAIPFRVGFKALLRNKFWLIVIPFSTLIFLSSGVSGALNIYYAQYILHNPALVGALSLAGLVPIVVGMIISTPLIKKVGKRNAALIGACISLVGSLLILVDPTSFQVIMISTILKTLGIAPAVATGAAMLADTVDYGEWKTGVRTEGLIYSGHSVASKVGSGLGGAVVGWTLAFGGYVGGLEVQSDMALLSIKNLFIYVPMVLAVLQIVLMSIYSLDKKYPAIMAELQALANDKKS is encoded by the coding sequence ATGGCTACACCGGCGATGGGAACCGAAGCGATTATATTAGATAACGGAGCTCAGGATGCTTATACAAAGATATCGTTGAAAGAACGTTTTGGATATGCGATAGGTGATTTTTCTACAAATATTATTTGGACGGCTATTACAACCTTTCTCACCTTTTTTTATACAGACATTGTTGGAATTTCAGCAGGTATTGTAGGTACAATCCTTCTGGTTACTCGACTCCTAGATGGGGTAGCTGATGTAGGCATCGGTGCTTTGGTTGACCGGACGAAGAGTAAGCATGGCAAGGCTCGACCTTGGATCAAATGGATGGCTGTGCCGTTCGGCTTGTCGGTCATGATCTTGTTTACAGCACCAGAATTAGGCCACACAGGTGCCATTGTCTATGCGTCGCTCACGTATTTCATTGTCAGTTTAATCTATTCATCCATTAATATTCCCTATGGTGCTTTGAATTCGCTTATGACACAGGACCCTTATCAACGTTCTTTGCTTAGTATAACTCGGATGGTCTTAGGCATTTCAGGAGGGGTTCTCATTAGTTTTTTCGCCATGCCTATGATAAACACATTCGGTGGTGGAAAAATGGGTTGGTTCTTAACCTTTGTGATCATCGGGGTTATCTCTCCACTCCTATATGCCATTACGTACAAAACAACGAAGGAGCGCGTAAAACCAATTGTTGTACAGAAGGCTATTCCATTCCGAGTGGGTTTTAAGGCTTTGCTGCGGAATAAGTTCTGGTTAATTGTTATTCCATTCTCCACGCTGATTTTCCTAAGCTCGGGGGTTAGCGGGGCGCTAAATATCTATTACGCGCAATACATTCTGCATAATCCGGCTCTTGTCGGAGCCTTATCTCTTGCTGGGTTGGTGCCAATTGTGGTCGGCATGATCATCTCAACACCTCTCATTAAGAAGGTTGGAAAAAGAAATGCAGCTCTAATAGGAGCTTGTATCTCCTTGGTTGGATCGTTACTGATTCTTGTAGACCCAACAAGCTTTCAAGTCATTATGATCAGTACAATATTGAAGACACTTGGAATAGCTCCAGCCGTTGCCACAGGTGCAGCCATGCTTGCTGATACTGTGGATTACGGGGAATGGAAAACCGGAGTTCGCACGGAAGGCTTAATTTATAGCGGACACAGCGTAGCATCGAAAGTCGGTAGTGGGCTGGGAGGAGCGGTTGTTGGATGGACATTAGCCTTCGGAGGATATGTAGGTGGGCTTGAAGTTCAATCGGATATGGCTCTATTATCCATTAAGAATTTGTTTATATATGTTCCAATGGTATTGGCTGTACTGCAAATCGTGTTGATGTCTATTTATAGTCTGGATAAGAAATATCCTGCAATTATGGCCGAGCTGCAAGCTTTGGCTAATGATAAGAAGTCCTAG
- a CDS encoding AraC family transcriptional regulator, whose protein sequence is MNNSELRSYLISNNLRDVPDWELIKNTYNAETIEVDGQTVYIFNLSFDMAYTPIEDNIVIFQSVPSSVVPLHIHQYIELIYVYQGKCTVVMQNGEINMHEGGVIIIDKQTPHTLKGMSNSDIVIDIKLKHDYLTSGFLSRFTKKSTISQLLIDSLIDSRRANNYLHFPLENGSKIVEIMQNIMCEYFDRDFCSTDMIDSYLFVFFTELIRNSNTKTSIEAGNISQKDSIVIDFLRYIEKNHRDCTLTKMAAHYKYHPNYISAMLKRATGKSFKELLQIERLNKAVIYLSNSELPIPDIAEEVGYSSVSFFFKKFKEVYSQTPNKYRENKH, encoded by the coding sequence ATGAATAATAGTGAATTACGATCCTATTTGATATCCAACAACCTTAGAGATGTGCCAGATTGGGAACTTATTAAAAACACATATAACGCTGAAACGATAGAGGTAGATGGTCAGACGGTTTATATATTTAACTTGAGTTTTGATATGGCCTATACACCCATTGAGGATAACATTGTTATTTTTCAATCCGTGCCTTCCTCGGTAGTCCCGCTGCATATTCATCAATACATCGAATTGATTTACGTCTACCAAGGAAAATGCACAGTGGTCATGCAAAATGGGGAAATCAACATGCATGAGGGCGGAGTCATCATCATTGATAAGCAAACCCCTCACACACTAAAAGGAATGTCAAACTCGGATATTGTCATCGATATCAAGCTAAAACATGATTACTTGACCTCAGGTTTTCTTAGCCGTTTCACAAAAAAAAGCACTATCTCTCAATTGTTGATAGACTCTCTGATCGATTCTCGAAGAGCAAATAATTATCTCCACTTCCCCTTAGAAAACGGCTCTAAAATCGTAGAAATCATGCAGAATATAATGTGTGAATATTTCGATCGAGATTTTTGTTCCACGGATATGATTGACTCTTATTTATTCGTTTTTTTTACAGAATTGATTCGGAACAGTAACACCAAGACCAGTATCGAGGCCGGAAATATAAGTCAGAAAGATTCTATTGTTATTGACTTTCTAAGATATATTGAAAAGAATCATCGTGATTGCACCCTCACCAAAATGGCTGCGCACTATAAATATCACCCTAACTATATCTCAGCTATGCTCAAAAGAGCGACCGGGAAGTCGTTTAAGGAACTTCTCCAGATTGAACGGTTGAATAAGGCCGTCATCTATTTGTCCAATTCAGAACTTCCCATCCCTGATATCGCAGAGGAAGTCGGGTATTCAAGCGTCTCCTTCTTCTTCAAAAAATTTAAAGAAGTCTACTCCCAAACACCCAACAAGTATAGAGAAAATAAACACTAA
- the helD gene encoding RNA polymerase recycling motor HelD produces MVNVMDWQQEQDRLDLVTEKLQSRIAELEPEVTGLRDQVVDIRKRFWEEVTVNTSTDEDFEETFYSIKQQEALLSERERSHRQRVQRFKNMKRLLPSPYFGRMDFQEDGLSLSEKIYIGVASFVDADGVDFLVYDWRTPIASMYYDHSPGPSTYETPGGQITGEMMLKRQYQIRSGQLQNVFDTSLTIGDELLQQVLGKGADSQMKSIVATIQKEQNAIIRNDKSRMLIVQGAAGSGKTSAALQRVAYLLYKHRDRLKADQIVLFSPNPMFNSYVSTVLPELGEENMQQTTFQEYLAYWLGSTVQLEDPFEQIEYVLTSQSSQGYEARLTGMQYKASEAFLHALQSYALWLGKEGMLFHSIRFRERELITAEQMKSQFYSYDSSIRLANRVALLREWLLRELTKLERQEMEAPWVQDEVDYLDNDQYAEAYSEVLKKYRREEAVFDFTEQYLEIYGDFRTQKDGEENVFDFSSQEDELLRRMIVKEHFKPLRRDAKRLKFIDTIGLYEQLFSDEGTYQKMTGEIEVPEEWPEICKQTKEKLSRTELFYEDETPFLYLKELIEGSRTNTMVRHLFIDEGQDYSPFQFAFLKQLFPRASMTVLGDFSQAIFPQATNLQEVNSPLIRLYGEEETNLFRLIRSYRSTREIVEFTKALLPREEIVPFERGGEKPHLVKASNDVERAVQIKENLAALMAEGLDSIAVITKTAAESREAYEALLAQGGENLRLITKETLTFEKGTLIIPAYLAKGVEFDAVLIYDASTQTYHRESERKLFYTACTRAMHRLLLYTTGHWSHFIQALDTSLYEEV; encoded by the coding sequence ATGGTAAACGTAATGGATTGGCAGCAAGAACAAGATCGGCTTGATTTGGTTACGGAAAAGCTGCAATCAAGAATCGCAGAACTAGAACCAGAAGTGACTGGGCTACGTGATCAAGTGGTGGACATTCGCAAGCGGTTTTGGGAAGAAGTCACGGTCAATACGAGCACAGACGAAGATTTCGAAGAGACCTTCTACAGTATAAAGCAGCAAGAAGCGTTGTTATCTGAGCGGGAGCGCAGCCACCGGCAACGGGTGCAGCGTTTTAAGAATATGAAACGGCTACTGCCGTCCCCCTATTTTGGACGAATGGATTTTCAAGAAGACGGTTTGAGCTTGAGTGAGAAAATTTATATCGGAGTGGCTTCTTTCGTTGATGCAGACGGTGTGGACTTTCTGGTGTATGACTGGCGAACGCCTATTGCAAGCATGTACTATGATCATTCTCCAGGACCATCTACTTACGAAACACCGGGAGGACAGATTACAGGTGAGATGATGCTGAAGCGGCAATATCAGATCCGTTCCGGTCAGCTCCAGAACGTGTTCGATACGAGCTTAACGATCGGGGACGAATTGCTTCAGCAGGTGCTTGGTAAAGGTGCAGATTCACAAATGAAGAGCATTGTGGCGACCATACAGAAGGAACAGAACGCCATTATCCGTAATGACAAAAGCCGTATGCTTATTGTGCAGGGAGCGGCTGGCAGCGGAAAAACGTCCGCAGCGCTGCAACGGGTAGCCTATTTATTATACAAACACCGCGATAGGCTTAAGGCGGACCAAATCGTTCTTTTTTCGCCAAATCCGATGTTTAACAGTTATGTATCGACGGTGCTTCCTGAGCTGGGTGAAGAGAATATGCAGCAAACGACCTTTCAGGAGTACCTTGCTTATTGGCTTGGATCCACAGTTCAACTAGAGGACCCCTTCGAGCAGATTGAATATGTACTGACATCACAATCCTCACAGGGGTATGAAGCACGGTTAACGGGGATGCAATATAAGGCTTCTGAGGCTTTCTTGCATGCTCTCCAAAGCTACGCGTTATGGTTAGGCAAAGAAGGTATGCTGTTCCACAGTATCCGTTTTCGGGAACGTGAGTTGATTACTGCGGAGCAAATGAAATCGCAGTTTTACAGCTACGACAGCTCTATACGATTGGCTAATCGCGTCGCTTTATTACGTGAGTGGCTGCTGCGCGAGCTGACTAAGCTAGAGCGTCAGGAAATGGAGGCACCGTGGGTTCAAGATGAGGTCGATTACCTCGACAACGATCAATATGCCGAAGCTTACAGTGAGGTGCTTAAGAAGTACCGGCGAGAAGAAGCTGTCTTCGATTTTACAGAGCAGTATCTTGAAATCTATGGTGATTTTCGTACTCAGAAGGACGGGGAAGAGAATGTCTTTGATTTTAGTTCGCAGGAAGATGAGCTGCTGCGTCGCATGATCGTGAAGGAGCACTTCAAACCGCTGAGACGAGATGCCAAACGGTTGAAGTTCATAGATACGATTGGATTATACGAGCAGTTATTTAGTGATGAAGGCACTTATCAGAAAATGACGGGTGAGATCGAAGTGCCTGAGGAGTGGCCAGAAATCTGCAAGCAGACGAAGGAAAAGTTGAGCCGTACCGAGCTGTTTTATGAGGATGAGACCCCATTCCTGTATTTAAAAGAGCTTATCGAGGGTTCACGCACGAATACAATGGTGCGGCATTTATTTATTGACGAAGGACAGGATTATTCGCCGTTCCAATTCGCGTTTCTCAAGCAATTGTTTCCCCGTGCCAGCATGACAGTACTCGGCGATTTCAGTCAAGCGATTTTCCCGCAAGCGACGAATCTGCAAGAGGTGAATTCTCCTTTGATCCGGCTTTATGGTGAAGAGGAAACGAACCTGTTTCGTTTAATCCGAAGCTATCGTTCGACTCGCGAGATTGTGGAGTTTACGAAGGCGCTGCTACCTCGTGAAGAGATTGTACCTTTTGAAAGGGGCGGCGAGAAGCCGCACCTAGTGAAGGCTAGCAATGACGTGGAGCGGGCGGTACAGATAAAAGAGAATCTTGCGGCGCTTATGGCCGAAGGTCTCGACTCCATTGCCGTTATTACTAAAACTGCTGCGGAAAGCCGCGAAGCCTATGAAGCATTGCTTGCACAGGGGGGCGAAAATCTGCGGCTTATTACGAAGGAGACGCTCACCTTTGAGAAGGGAACGCTAATTATTCCCGCGTATCTTGCTAAAGGCGTAGAATTCGACGCTGTGCTAATCTACGATGCTTCTACGCAGACGTATCATCGGGAGAGCGAACGTAAACTCTTTTATACAGCTTGTACGCGCGCGATGCATCGGCTTCTGCTGTACACGACAGGCCATTGGTCACACTTTATTCAAGCCTTGGATACCTCTTTGTATGAGGAAGTGTAA